The segment CTGCATTAGATTAGACTTGATTCTTGTAGTTTTGTGGATTAAACtttgttttcttatatttcTAAATTCTAATATTACATCTCTCTTATCATAATATATTTGCCACCTCTATTCTGGTCCTTCAATGCCTTTGCTTTTTCTCATATCATTTTGTCCACTCAGAAATGTTATCTTGCCTTCCAAGAGTTATTTTGCTACAAGCTGAACTAAGGGTTAAAAACTTGGATGATTCTTTGATAACATTGGCATATGGGGTATTTTTCAATTGCTTTGCGTTGTTGCATCTGAGCTTTTTCAAATGCTTTTTATCATTGCATTTCAGAATGAATAACACTACAATATGTACAAACAGTTGAATACTAACTAAAAAGACACCTTAAATGGTGAAtcagtattattattattatcaattgaCATGACTAAGAGCATTCAACAGAGCCCGAAACTGGTTCCCATTCAAAAGTAGTGTCCCATACATAATAGAAGGTGAATGAAGATGAGCGTAAAATAGGCCTACCACCGTTAATAAGGCATGTGTCGCCAGATTTTAACACCAGTGCTGGGTCAACTGCTGGTGCAGATTGAAACCCAGCACAGGTCATTGTCAGATTCCGCATGCTACATTTGTTGCAGTTATTATAAATAACCACTCTCCATTCTGGCTTATCTAGCACTGCCCGGGAACTGTTATACTGGCTTACTGTGATATCCGGTACACGTATACCACATTCTTGACAGTAGCTTGCATTGAAATTGAATTCcatgttaattctttttttaattcaaaatcatttgttatatattattatatagtacTGTAGGAGGATATTTTACTTGTGCTGATGAAACTCAGAAGGAGAATCACCACCAGAGAGTAGAAAATTGTTGCCATTGCAGACACCTTTTCAGTTGATTTGAGTATGCTGGTGGTTGATTTGTAGACAGTCAATGACGAAGTGTTGAAAGCCAATGGTTTGGTTTGCAGATTGCAGATTATAATAGATTTCTTGCCAAACTTTGGTCTGGTGTATCAAATTCTCTTGATTCACTTTCATTGtatacattaattaatttagtttacttttataacattattttgttgcCTTGTAAATATGGTTTGGAAACTTCAACTAAATCTCTTGATTCAACTGGTGCTTTGATTTTGACCGATTTGTGTCAAGTTTCATTCACAACATGCACCATAACTGAGTGTACAAACCAACCCTTTAACCAGACACCACTTTCTTGGCCCAACACAAAAACTTAGGGTCATGTTGAATCTGCAGGCTGAGCAAGTCATGTCTCGGACCGTGAGTAAAGACTCATTGGCTAGCACAATActgttagattattttttaaaaaattttaattatttttttttttaaggataagTTGACCATCTATTACTGTCCattataaagtaaaaatatgataaaaattattttagttcaatttaaataaaataaaaaacttaatttttaaatcgacctatataaaatttgttgattgaattgttaaaaACCTATAGAAACACAAATCAAAGATTTTAATCATTCCCTAAACCTTAAGATTTTGTCAAGTTGGCCCGATATAAAAGTTTATCAAATGACAAGTCTTGATATAATTTAACACGTTTCAAAgctattattaaagaaataaaagaaaaaattaatttgttatcatattataaacaataatgtGATTAATGGTACTTATTAGTGTTTTATTCCATTCCATCCTGCAAGGAGTAATTTGAACTCCAAACATGAATGATAATAACTTCATATCAATTTAAAAGACAAATCCTGTTCAAGGACAGGAGGCATATAAAGAAACAGGCTTAAATGGGAATTCATGATCCCAAACATAGCTGAACTTAAATGTACGGGAGGCACCAAGAGGATAACCATTGTGAACAAGACACCTGTCCCCAGACTTGGCCAGAACAAAAGGGGAAATCTCTCGTACACTCCGAAACCCAGAGCATGATAATACCAGGTTCACCACTACACATCGGCAGGGATTTGAGACTGTCACCGCCCATTCTGGCTTATTCTGCACTAGCACTCCTGTTTTAACCTGGCTCACTGTGATATTCACTGGAAAGCATTGGCAGTTGCCTGCAATAATTTGCATAAATGCATGCGGAAGAATGAGAAAATTTGAACGTACGTTAATGGATTGCAATTAAGATCACATCACTTGTAAGGTGATATATTTACCTTTGGCGATGAAGGTTGCAAAGAGAATTGCAGCAATGAAGAACTTAAAGATGGCTTCCATTGAAATCTATTTGAGTGGCTTGTTTGTGTTCAGTGGCATTCTTTTTATAATAGCAGACTCTTGAGAAAATGTAATCTAAATCTTTCTATAGTAAAAACACAAAAGACTTTAAATGAGATTATGAAGTTACTTTATTTAGACACACACACATGCTTGCAACATTCAACTATGgtatgtaattaatttttgtactAATCAAggagatgatatattattaatacatgtaacaaaataccatatatatatatatatatatatatattcaataattaagGGGTGGATTTGTGTTGAATCGGCTTGGATTTGAATTCACATCTGGCTCGAACAAGACAAATCCTAACTCTTTTGAATTTAAGGATTCTTCAACAATTTATCTATCTAACAATATAGTGTATCTCTCCGACATCATTATTTATCTCTccgatattattttttatataacaaacGTTATTATTCACCAACTCAAGTTAAATGGATTCGAGTTGGTGTTTATTCAGGTttgactcaattcgaatctacaACTAATGATATTATGTATAAGTGGAATATACAAATGTAAGACAACAGTAATGTTTTGTAGGAAGAATGCTTGAATTGAACCTCAGTTAAACTAATAAATCTCAGGCACTGTATCTCAACTGCTATATTAGCCCATGGAAAAAATCAATGTAATCTAGAGATCAATATTCCACAAGCtctgaaatatataaatatgaaagtgAATAAAAGGTAAAAAGTCTTTGAAATCTGGTCATTTTCTTGTTATAAAGCTAAATATTATCTCTTTAGATCATTCATTTTTTGAGAAGTCTTTATCTGGTTTGTTTTCCTACTCCTATTAAGAATTTGACATATATCCTCGCACTTCATGTGTTAATCTCTCCAAGCAGCCCAAAGTTTTTAATAcgtgttttccattttcttccaATTAGGGTTGGATCATAGTAgaattggcttgaaacaagtcaaatttaagttagataATCCTAACTCTAGTTTAAGTTAAGTTATTAGAaagttgttaataaattaattttctttatgatttttctttttatcttatatttttaatgattcttCTTCGATACATTTCGATAATTTTATAGGTATCTTatatagattttataaatacaaattgagtttgagtagACCcttgtttaaatataattcgaatttgcTGTACTTTCAAATAATTCTTCACATTCAAACTATGGATGCTAACTAATATAAGTGAACTATGGATTTCTTTCACGGACAATCTTCCATCAACATTGGCCTGCGTCAGCATGTTGACTTCAAAGTTTTTCGACTGTCAATATTATATATCGACTATTGTGCTTGTGGTGCTGGCTGCTGCTTCGTCTTCTCCTCTTAATCAATATCCATATGATCAGATAATAGCCAAATGGCTGGCTCAGTACTCACCTACATTAGTagatgaagatatatatatgtatatatatctcatCTAGTGCAGGGAAGACCTAGTGACAATGAACCAGAAGAAGACTTacatgattattttatcaacaAATGGATCGCGAATAATAAGTTTTTGAAGAGGCTTCCTCTCGGCCTACCAATATCTTTCATTAAGagaaactgaattaaaattgaaactcGTATTATCATCATGCCTAAAGCATGAAAGACACTTGTATTGATCACTCTTATAAAAAACCTAAGTTAGATTGATCTGAAGGTGGAtcagataaataatatcaaaggGTTGTTCAATTATTGAATTAGATTAATCTGACCGTTATGATGATATTAGTATGATGCCATGTTGATATTATTATGACTAAaatctgttttttcaaatttatttatttgataaaatcattCATAACATGAATAATGTGACTCAAACCATGCTGCATCATGTATCGCCACTAACCACTTTCTTGCTTcgtatattaatattttcaaaagacGAAAATCAAACCGACGTTTCAAGACTATGATcgaatacaaatatattaaattagaaacatatattattgaccattttgtaataaataataaatatatttgatatatataattttaattatatcatattaatattacaGATCTATCCATTGAAACTATTCTAAAAATATTGGTGCTGACTTGAGGTGAATTTACAATTGATTCGTTAAGACTACCATCTTtctatacattattatttagcAATTTGATAGACGATTtcctttaaaaaatgacaacatACAATTAGAGTATACTGAAATCTGTGTGCAGCGTTGAAAACATTTCTTTAATATATCTCCTCAACCTGAAATCTAAAATGAGCGCAAGCCTCAACTGGGGACGTTTCGACTCATCTCAACACCTTCAAATGGAGCATACATATTTAACAATATTCCTGAAATGCATGGTACTTGAAATAGAAAGAGACATTCATTGGCTGCAAATGACATTTTTATGAAATGGGTTCTTTTTTGAAACTTCTGCTTGTGCGCTTCTGGTTGTTTTGGGTGAGTCATTCCTCAATCTCAGTGTCAGTAGAGGGAGTAGGAGCTGAAAATGTTGCTGTTGATGGCACTGTTTTCATCAATGCAACAGTTTCAATTGCAACCACAGATGACAATTTCATTTGTGCTACTTTAGATTGGTGGCCTCCTGATAAATGTGACTATGGAACCTGTAGCTGGGGCAGGGCTTCTCTACTTAACTTGGTAAGCTGTTCTTCCTgggaatttatattaaaatttcatctgaTTTTCAGCCAGAATCAACAGTTAATTTGTCTTCTTTAGGATCTTGCCAACCCATTATTGTTGAATGCCATCAAAGGTATGCAGAATTCGATGACGAAAATTGTTTTGACTTTCTTGTATGATTATCTTGGAACTCAGCTTTGTTTTGATTGCAGCTTTTTCTCCATTGAAAATTAGACTGGGTGGAACCTTGGAGGATGTAGTTATATATGAAAGCAAAGATAATCACCAACCCTGTACACCATTTGTTAAGAATGCTTCAGAAATGTTTGGTTTCTCAAAAGGTTGCTTGCCCTTGTCTCGATGGGATGAACTCAACGTGTTCTTCAGAAAAGCTGGGTAAATTTTTCCTCAAATTCTCACCATTTTGATCATACTTTTTCATTGTTAAGTGAAATTCATTCTGAAATGAATACAGGGCAGCTGTTATTTTTGGATTAAATGCGCTAAGTGGTAGGATAATAAGCTCCGATGGTTCAGCAGTGGGAGCCTGGAACTCCAGCAATGCTGAATCTCTTATGAGATACACTGTCAACAAGGGCTATACTATTTATGGTTGGGAGCTAGGTAAGAACAAACTTGTAAATAACTTTTGTTGCAAGAAAACTGGAATCTGAGATGTCATTGATAAACAGGAAATGAATTGAGTGGCAATGGAGTTGGGGCTAGAGTTGGACCTGATCAATATGCAGCTGACACAGGCACTCTCCAGAACATTGTGCAAGACATATACAAAGGCTTTGAAGTTAAGCCAGTAGTCTTAGCACCAGGAGGGTTCTTTGATTCCAACTGGT is part of the Mangifera indica cultivar Alphonso chromosome 13, CATAS_Mindica_2.1, whole genome shotgun sequence genome and harbors:
- the LOC123193822 gene encoding TPD1 protein homolog 1-like, whose product is MEAIFKFFIAAILFATFIAKGNCQCFPVNITVSQVKTGVLVQNKPEWAVTVSNPCRCVVVNLVLSCSGFRSVREISPFVLAKSGDRCLVHNGYPLGASRTFKFSYVWDHEFPFKPVSLYASCP
- the LOC123194234 gene encoding TPD1 protein homolog 1A-like — protein: MATIFYSLVVILLLSFISTISQYNSSRAVLDKPEWRVVIYNNCNKCSMRNLTMTCAGFQSAPAVDPALVLKSGDTCLINGGRPILRSSSFTFYYVWDTTFEWEPVSGSVECS